From one Pedobacter faecalis genomic stretch:
- a CDS encoding ligase-associated DNA damage response exonuclease yields the protein MALISFTSKGIYCPQGKFYIDPWQPVDLAVTTHGHADHVRWGNRAYLCHKLTEPILRQRLAEDLSIQTLGYNEEISINGVKLSMFPAGHVIGSAQIRLEYRGEVAVVSGDYKVEHDGVSTGFEPVKCHTFVSESTFGLPIYKWQPQQVIFNQIRDWVGANKDRNKTSVLVAYSLGKAQRLINGLAGFSNIYVHNSIANLNDRFIAAGVDLPEAIRISPELRKEELQNGLVIVPPAMADGRWVKNLISPAVGVCSGWMRVRAGRRWRSADAGFALSDHADWPGLLDAIKATEAEKVFVTHGFTATFSKYLNEIGIAAEEVKTQYGTEEEESEVVE from the coding sequence ATGGCATTAATCAGTTTTACGAGCAAGGGTATTTATTGCCCGCAGGGCAAGTTCTACATAGATCCCTGGCAACCGGTGGATCTTGCGGTGACTACACACGGGCACGCCGATCACGTGCGTTGGGGCAACAGGGCTTATTTATGTCATAAATTGACGGAACCGATTTTGCGCCAAAGACTTGCTGAGGATTTAAGCATACAAACATTGGGATACAATGAGGAGATCAGCATCAATGGTGTAAAGCTGAGCATGTTCCCGGCCGGACATGTGATCGGTTCGGCGCAGATACGCCTGGAATATAGAGGTGAAGTTGCGGTGGTGTCGGGCGACTACAAGGTGGAGCACGACGGCGTGAGCACGGGTTTTGAACCGGTAAAGTGCCATACTTTTGTGTCGGAAAGTACTTTTGGTCTGCCTATTTACAAATGGCAGCCTCAGCAGGTGATCTTTAACCAGATCAGGGATTGGGTGGGGGCCAACAAAGACAGAAATAAAACCAGTGTACTTGTTGCCTACAGTCTCGGTAAGGCGCAACGGCTGATCAATGGCCTGGCTGGTTTCAGCAATATCTATGTACATAACAGTATTGCGAACCTGAATGACAGATTTATAGCGGCTGGTGTGGATTTGCCTGAAGCCATCCGGATTTCGCCGGAACTGCGAAAGGAGGAGCTGCAAAACGGGCTGGTGATTGTGCCCCCGGCCATGGCCGATGGTCGCTGGGTGAAAAATCTGATCAGTCCGGCCGTAGGCGTTTGCTCCGGATGGATGCGGGTACGGGCTGGCCGACGATGGAGAAGTGCGGACGCAGGTTTTGCGCTGAGCGATCATGCTGACTGGCCGGGACTGCTGGATGCGATTAAAGCTACCGAAGCGGAAAAGGTGTTTGTGACGCATGGATTTACGGCTACGTTCTCGAAATACCTGAACGAGATTGGGATTGCGGCTGAAGAGGTGAAGACCCAATACGGAACAGAAGAGGAAGAAAGCGAGGTGGTGGAATGA
- a CDS encoding ATP-dependent DNA ligase codes for MRRFTQLIQELETSNKTNDKIAALVNYFTEADDRDKPYVIAMFTGKRPKRPVNTSLIRQWAVELSGIPEWLFAESYHNVGDLSETIALVLPPPSHRAERKLHEWVADLSALRTKSEEEKKAFIVQAWDSLEPQERFVFNKLISGNFRIGVSNKMLVNALAKISDVDPSKIMHSIMGQWQPDVISYVDLLAGVHVNTDNSWPYPFCLAYALEAEPASLGEVSEWQAEWKWDGIRGQIVKRNGELFIWSRGEELVTEQFPELHFLREKLQDGTVLDGEILSVRDGQVQAFSLLQQRLNRKTISKSQLNDAPIGFFVYDLLEHNTRDMRDVALRERRRLLEQVFAEIGDATMVSLSPTISFSTWEELAELRQGSRDMNSEGIMLKKLDSLYHSGRKRGDWWKWKINPYTVDTVMIYAQKGSGRRANFYTDYTFAVRDGDKLVTVAKAYSGLTDKEIKEVNSFVLKNAVEKFGPVRTVKPELVFEIAFEGIAESKRHKAGLALRFPRIARWRKDKKADEINTLDDLRQLLQSTL; via the coding sequence ATGAGAAGATTTACTCAGCTGATCCAGGAGCTTGAAACAAGCAACAAAACGAATGATAAGATAGCCGCGCTGGTAAACTATTTTACGGAAGCAGATGATCGTGATAAACCATATGTGATTGCCATGTTTACCGGCAAGCGGCCTAAGCGACCGGTAAATACTTCTCTGATAAGACAATGGGCCGTAGAGCTGAGCGGTATACCGGAGTGGCTGTTTGCCGAAAGTTATCATAATGTGGGCGATTTAAGTGAAACGATTGCGCTGGTACTGCCCCCGCCCTCCCATAGGGCCGAACGTAAGCTGCATGAATGGGTTGCTGACCTTAGCGCGCTGCGCACGAAGAGCGAGGAGGAGAAAAAGGCATTTATTGTGCAGGCATGGGATAGCCTGGAACCTCAGGAGCGATTTGTATTTAACAAGCTGATCTCAGGGAATTTCAGAATCGGTGTATCTAATAAGATGCTGGTAAACGCGCTGGCGAAGATAAGTGATGTAGACCCCAGCAAGATTATGCACAGCATTATGGGACAATGGCAACCGGACGTGATCAGTTACGTGGATCTGCTTGCGGGTGTGCATGTAAATACGGACAATTCCTGGCCCTATCCTTTTTGCCTGGCTTATGCCCTTGAAGCTGAACCCGCCTCGCTCGGCGAGGTGAGCGAATGGCAGGCTGAATGGAAATGGGACGGCATAAGAGGTCAGATCGTAAAACGGAATGGCGAACTCTTTATCTGGTCGCGCGGCGAGGAACTGGTAACCGAACAATTTCCTGAACTGCACTTTTTGCGGGAAAAGCTGCAAGATGGGACGGTACTGGATGGTGAGATTCTTTCGGTACGCGATGGACAGGTGCAGGCTTTTAGTCTCCTGCAGCAGAGGCTAAACCGCAAAACAATCAGTAAATCGCAGTTGAACGACGCACCGATAGGCTTTTTTGTGTACGATCTGCTGGAACACAATACCCGGGATATGCGCGATGTCGCTTTGAGAGAAAGGCGGCGCTTGTTAGAACAGGTATTCGCCGAGATAGGTGACGCCACGATGGTGAGCCTCTCGCCTACCATCAGTTTCTCGACCTGGGAGGAGCTGGCAGAACTAAGGCAGGGTTCGCGCGATATGAACAGTGAGGGTATCATGCTCAAGAAACTGGACTCGCTCTACCATTCGGGAAGAAAACGGGGCGACTGGTGGAAATGGAAGATCAACCCCTACACCGTAGATACCGTGATGATCTACGCCCAGAAAGGAAGCGGCAGGCGCGCAAATTTTTATACAGATTACACTTTTGCGGTGCGGGATGGTGATAAGCTGGTTACCGTTGCGAAAGCCTATTCGGGTTTAACCGATAAAGAGATAAAAGAGGTAAATTCGTTTGTGCTAAAAAACGCGGTAGAAAAATTCGGCCCGGTAAGAACGGTGAAACCTGAGCTGGTCTTCGAAATCGCTTTTGAAGGTATTGCAGAAAGTAAACGTCATAAAGCGGGACTTGCTCTTCGCTTTCCCCGCATCGCGAGGTGGCGAAAAGACAAAAAGGCGGACGAGATCAATACGCTGGACGATTTGAGGCAGTTGCTGCAATCGACACTGTAA